Below is a window of Edaphobacter dinghuensis DNA.
TTGACGCGCCGATTGCTCATTGATCTCATAAGCCAGATTACTGAGAGAGGTATCCTCAATAATCTTTTGATAGAACTCAGGATCCTTCCGGCCACCATGTTCCCGCGGATCGTCGACAAAAAACTCGCTCTGGGTAATGCTCGTCGCACCAAAGGTATTCGTTTCAATAATGTCTGCCCCAGCCTCCAGGAATCGTCGGTGGATGTCGCAGATCATATCCGGTTGTGTCAGGGAGAAGAGGTCACCGTTGTTCAGCAAATCCTTTGTCGAGTTCTTGAACCGCTCGCCACGGATATCAGCCTCTTTCATGCCATAGGTACGAATCGTAGTACCCATCGCCCCATCAATGATGGCGATTCGGCTATCGAGAATCTTTTCAAGAGGATGCTGGTGGATTGTCGTCATCTCTTCCCTAATGGTCTTACGGATAGCAATGCCGACAATTATGCAGCATCACCTTTAGTGGATTGCCTAACCCATTGATTTCATTCGTACTCTAGCTCTGCCACATTTGAGTGGGGGTGTCTCCATTATAGCGAGACTGTGAGCATACCTATCGCAATGTACTGATTAGAGTGAGACCGCCCTACAAAGGGAGCAACACCTATAGCATGCGTCAGAATAGCTCTTCCAGCTTCCCTCACGAGAGAGCTAACTAATTGAAAACAAACATAGCACCGCAACAGAAAAAGTCGAGAACTTATGTGAATACAGTTCCTTCATCAGCACTTCTTACCACCTAAGTAATGCCGGCGTGTATCTTAGCACTCATCTTTCCTGTAGCTGGATCGACGTAACGCTCTCGTGCGGAACAGTGATGCTCAGTGGCTTCTTCGAAGCGGCCTTCAAACTGAAAACCTGCGGAGCCACTCGCTTCGGCTCAACCTCATCATTAATCATGTAACGCGAGACTGCAGAGATCTGCTCTACCTTGGCTGCACCTCCAGCCGCAAAACCTCCCAAGTTGATCTCGATCGGCACATCGTTCGTCAGCGAACGGTTAACGATGAACAGGGTGATGGTGCGGTTCTTTTCGTTACGCGTAGCGACTGCATCAATATAGGGAACATCCGCTACATCGGCATAGCCCAATGTGCCATTCTTCACGCTGTATGTGCCGGAGTCGGTGGTTACAGGCAGAACAGTGTCGCCTTTCGCCGCAGAATACATCTGAAACACGTAGTAGGACGGCGAAACAAACACTTGCTCTCGGCGCTTCCATATGCCGGCAAACTCCATCAGGCCGGTCATATCGACAAGCTTCACCTGGCTGTTGTGACGAAAATAAGTGTTGAACGTTGAAGCGATCATCACAGCGCCCCCTTCATTCCGAGAGCTGGGACTCTCGTTGGTGAAGTTGCGCTCGCCCTGTCCTTTGCTATTGAACAGCCATTCCGTTACCGCAAAGTGTGCCTTGCCCTTATATCCCGGAACAGCGTCCATCTGGGCCTGCATTCGGTCCAGTTCTGGGCCAAGCCCATACGGTACCGCATACGCGGCAGCCGCCATAAAGTCGGGCGTGTATGGCTGGAGACGAACATGATTTGTTCCCGTGATGAAGTGCATCGTCAGTAGATCGAAGGTGCCCGGCGGATTGGAGAGCTGTGCAGCATTCCATCTCTCAAAATCATTCGGAGTCTCCCCCGTCGCCATAAGCAAAGCGTCTTTGGACATAGGCTTGAGCGCTTGGCTAAACGCGAGCGTGCGTGGCGCTATCTCACGAATAGTCGGATATCCCACCTGCCATTTGCCATAAAGTTCATTTCCCATCTCCAGAATCATCGGACCCTGATAGCCGTTACGGATATAACGCACCCAGTCAACCGCCTCCTGAGGAGTGCCACTTCCCATATTCAGGTTGAACTGCGGCTCCGCGTGAACCAGCTTGCAAAAGGAGAGAAATTCATCCGTACCGAAGTTGTTGTACTCAGGAATCCCCCATGCAATGTTCTCCATCGTTACACGCTTGTCGAGTGGGCCGATACCGTCTCTCCAGTGGTAGTAGCTGCTGAAGTTACCTCCAAGACGCAACTCCGTCATATGCATCTCGTCGGCCAGGCGAACCACATCCGGATCGAAGGTCCCCACTGCGTCATCAGGCATCAACGAGATCAGATCGACGTCTACTCGCTCATCCCCTTCAACGGATACGGCAAAATCTACAGGCTCCAGACGGCGCACCTGGTCGCGGTTTAGCTCAAGCTTAGCGGTATATTTCGCCCATTCCCCTGCGGTTGCTTCAATCGAAGCAGATGCCAACACCTTTTCGGAGTCGCGAGAGCGAAGCGACACCGTTACCTTCGCGGGACCGCTCACATGCTTGGCATAGAAAGAGACGTTGTAGCCATACGTTCGCGGCACAGGAAGGTAAACCCGTTGCTTGATGCCAGTCAGTTCATCAGGTGTACCCATGATCTCAAGCGACTGCCAGCTATTAGCTGCATCTCTCACATGAAGCTCATAGCGATTGCCGGCGGCCCTGTTCAGAGGCTGCCAGGGAATAGGAATGCCTGTACTATTCTTGGAATCGATCAGCTCCGGCTGATCGCGAAAGAGCTGCTCCAACATCGCGTGGTTCCAAAGGCCGGACTCCAGACTGCCATTCACCAAAATCTCAGCGATCACCCCATTGTTGATCGAGTTATCAATCGGCTCAAGAAAGCTGCCGAAGATATGGGGAGAAACCACGCCGAGGTTGCCGGAGGGATTCACCTCCACCTTAACCGTCTGCGGCATGGGCTTCACCTGCATCACCTGCGCAAGAGCCACCGCAGAAAACTGAACCACCATCAAAGCACGACAGATCGAAGAAAAGGCAGACATGAGCATCCCTCTTGTAATGGATTACATAAATGCCACGGTATTAAGAAGAATCCGTGATTGTCAAGAACAACCGTCGATATTCCCTCCTCTTCGAATCTGCAAATAGGCATATTTATGTAATCCTTTACAATTTGTTTTGAAAGTCTATACTGTGTTCTCGTTACAAACTCCAGAGGTCGGGGACACATGAACCGCCGAAACTTCTTCACTCTCACTGCAGGTGCCGTCATCGGAGAGAGCTTGCTGTCCAGCGAACAGTCTCAAGCTCAGCAAAGAGATCGCTCCCTCAAATTTACTCGTGAGCGCACAGGCGCAGGGCCTTTCTACCGATCCAACGACAATAAGCCGCCGCACATTCTCCTGATCAGCGCAGACATGGTGAGTCCTGACTTCTACCATCCATCTCGCCCCCTCTCCCAGCACATCCATATCCCCAACATCCGTTCTCTTATGCAGGATGGAACCTTCTTTTCTAACTCCTTCTGCACCGTGCCTCTATGCTCTCCGTCGCGTGCGTCTTATCTCACAGGCCGTTACAGCTATATCCAAGGAAATAGCGAGCGCTCTCCAGAAGGTCTAGAGACAGAACTACGTCCTGACGATACCGTCTTTCCCGAATACCTGAAGGCAGCAGGCTACATTGCCCGGCAGGTTGGAAAGTGCCACGTCGGCACAAAAAAGTTCCTCGATGCCTTTGGGGAGAACGATCAGCCCTGGGACCGCTGGTCGCCGCCAGTCTTTGACGACGATGACTTCCTTGCGTATCAACGGGCGTTAGGTGTAAAGCCGCAAAAGTATCTGCGCGAGATTGTATTTCGCATGCAGGACCGCACAACACCAGGCAACTCGGTCGGAGGGTGGATCGTGCAGGAGGACGGCAAGCCGTTTCCGCTGGAAGCACAATACAGCTACTATCTCGGCAAAAAGATGATCGAGACGATCGACAATCTGGTCGACAACAGTTCAGCGGATCGTCACCCCATGTATCTGCAGCTCGATATCTTCGACCCACATCAGCCCTTTTCCATTCCCGCTGGCTTTGAAGAACGAGAACGCGAACTGCGTGCAGTAATGACCTTGCCCGAAAGTTATAAAGCGGCCCAGGAACGCGACTTCAAGCGTACTCCTAACGAACCTGAAATTCTCGACCTATACCGCCGCTATTGGGGCATCTACGACGAGAAGCAATTGTTGGACTATCGCATAGCCTATGCCCTTCAGATGGAGATCGTGGATCGAACCATCGGCATGGTGCTCAAGCGCCTGAAGGAGCTTGGCCTTTACGATGACATGCTGATCACCTTTATCTCGGATCATGGCGAAATGAATGGCCGTCGCGCTATGGTCGATAAAGGAGTCTACCTCTATCCCGATGTGCTACGCGTCCCTCTTGTCATAAAACCCCCGCACAGTCTGCCTCGAAAACACGCTACCGTCGAATCGCCCGTCTCATTACTCGACGTCTCGCAGACGCTTCTGGATTTTGCAGGCCTTAGGGCAGAGGCAAAGTTCGACGGCACCTCTCTTGTTCCCTACCTCTATACCGAAAAAGGAAGCGAAGATCGCACTCTTCTCTTTTTTGGAGGATGGCACGTCGGTGTGAACTTCGCCTGTGGCCTTCAACATCGAATGGACGATGGCCACCGCTATCTTTACAGCTATAACTGTAGCTCGAGGTTTGACGAACTGTACGATCTCGATAGCGTCGATGCGACCAATCTCATCGACAGTCCGCCCCATCAGAACATCCGCAAAAACCTGATCCGTCTGCTGGGCGATGCACTCCAGTCAGACCCTCGCTGGATCGGCTATTGGGCAGAATTTCGTATCGCACGCTTCAGCGACCTACCCAAATCAAAGGGCGATATGCAGCTTTTCACCACTTCGTCCTGATCTTTCCTTGCACTAATCAGCACAAGAAAAGATGATTAGCGAGATTGTTGCCACCAGTTCGCTCGACTATGCAATCCGTGCCGATAAGAGCCCAAAATATTTTGACTTGACAAGTGTTGCTTGAAAGGCGGTAGATAGTTTCGACTTATTTTATGTAATGCATTACATCTGCTTGTACCTTCATGACTCAATGAAGACACTTTGAGCAGACCTTCTTGAAACTGCCTGAAGATTTAATGTAATCCATTACAAAGTGTGATGAATAAAACGAGCACTGCATCTACCACTCGCTACGAGAATGATCATTTGATTTGGAGGACTGTATGAATCTTAGGAAGCAAATAGCAAGATTACTTTTCGTCATACCTCTCTTGATTTTCCCTGCAGGCATAAGAGCCCAGAGCGGAAACGCTTCTGTTCAGGGAACCGTTACCGATGCCTCGGGAGCTGTCATTCAGGGTGCCAGCGTAATTTTGACCAACACCTCCACCGGCGTTGCGCTCAATGCCGTCTCGGATACATCGGGAAGCTACTCTTTTCCAACCGTGCAGCCAGGCGTCTATTCGGTTGACGTGTCCAAAGAGAACTTCGCTTCATACAAGATTACGCAGTTCAAGGTGATCGTAGGCCAGCATGCTACCGAGAATGCAACATTGAACGTGGCCGCGTCCTCCTCTACCGTTGTTGTCGAAGCAAACGGGCTATCGAACCTGCTCGACACTGAATCGAACGACCTCGGCACTGTAATCGGTCCACAGAGCGTGCAACAGCTTCCACTCAACGGCAGAAACTTCCTCCAGCTAGGCCTGCTGTCAGGAGCCACCCAGCCCACTTCAGGCGCCGCCAACAGCTCGGTCTCACAGACCGGCCATCCAGGCATGTCGATTAACATTGCCGGCAACCAGCCTGACTTTACCATGTATGTCGTCAACGGACTTCAGACATTAGGCAGCCGCGCAGGTAATACCTCACTCAATCTTTCCGTCGGTGCAATCGACCAGTTTGAAGTTCATTACGGCTTCTTCATGCCCGACATGGGACCGAATCCTGGCATCGTCGACGTTGTAACCAAAAGCGGCACCAATCATATACATGGCGAGCTATATGAGTTTGTTCGCACCAATCAGATGGAATCGCGCAACTACTTCAGCATCGACTCCAAGACCGGCCTGCCGATCGATCCAGGACCATACCATCAGAATCAGTTCGGCTTCGATGTAGGTGGCCCCATTTTTAAGAACAAGCTATTCTACTTCGCCAACTATGAAGGCTACCGACAGAACCAATCTGCAATTGTAAATGCATATACACCTACATCTGCGATGTTCGGTGGCGACTTCTCGCAAGCAGGCGTAAACATCTACGATCCCGCAACCTTCAATCCCGCAACCGGTACGCGCAGCCAGTTCCCAGGAAATAAGATTCCCGACAACCGTATTACGCCGGCAGCCAAAACTCTGCTTGCCTATTACCTGCCGGGTTCAAGCCTTGCGAGCAAGCCAAACAACGTGAGCGGCACTCCAAAAACCACGCTCAACTCCGACCAGTTCATGGGCCGACTCGATTACAGCCTGGATGCTCGCAATCAGATCTTCGCCCAGGGTAATTGGTTGAACTCTCCTGCAAATAATCCCGGGCTCTTTCCAGGTCAGGGCACAGCTTTTCCGCTCGATACCGAGCTGGTCAATCTAGGATGGAACTGGAGCCTGAGCTCAAACAAGGTGAACGAGCTGCGCCTGGGCGTAATCCGCGACTCTGTCTATGACGAAGGTCTGCAGACAAATGGATTGCAGCAAAAATTAAACATCA
It encodes the following:
- a CDS encoding alpha-L-arabinofuranosidase C-terminal domain-containing protein; protein product: MSAFSSICRALMVVQFSAVALAQVMQVKPMPQTVKVEVNPSGNLGVVSPHIFGSFLEPIDNSINNGVIAEILVNGSLESGLWNHAMLEQLFRDQPELIDSKNSTGIPIPWQPLNRAAGNRYELHVRDAANSWQSLEIMGTPDELTGIKQRVYLPVPRTYGYNVSFYAKHVSGPAKVTVSLRSRDSEKVLASASIEATAGEWAKYTAKLELNRDQVRRLEPVDFAVSVEGDERVDVDLISLMPDDAVGTFDPDVVRLADEMHMTELRLGGNFSSYYHWRDGIGPLDKRVTMENIAWGIPEYNNFGTDEFLSFCKLVHAEPQFNLNMGSGTPQEAVDWVRYIRNGYQGPMILEMGNELYGKWQVGYPTIREIAPRTLAFSQALKPMSKDALLMATGETPNDFERWNAAQLSNPPGTFDLLTMHFITGTNHVRLQPYTPDFMAAAAYAVPYGLGPELDRMQAQMDAVPGYKGKAHFAVTEWLFNSKGQGERNFTNESPSSRNEGGAVMIASTFNTYFRHNSQVKLVDMTGLMEFAGIWKRREQVFVSPSYYVFQMYSAAKGDTVLPVTTDSGTYSVKNGTLGYADVADVPYIDAVATRNEKNRTITLFIVNRSLTNDVPIEINLGGFAAGGAAKVEQISAVSRYMINDEVEPKRVAPQVFSLKAASKKPLSITVPHESVTSIQLQER
- a CDS encoding sulfatase-like hydrolase/transferase gives rise to the protein MNRRNFFTLTAGAVIGESLLSSEQSQAQQRDRSLKFTRERTGAGPFYRSNDNKPPHILLISADMVSPDFYHPSRPLSQHIHIPNIRSLMQDGTFFSNSFCTVPLCSPSRASYLTGRYSYIQGNSERSPEGLETELRPDDTVFPEYLKAAGYIARQVGKCHVGTKKFLDAFGENDQPWDRWSPPVFDDDDFLAYQRALGVKPQKYLREIVFRMQDRTTPGNSVGGWIVQEDGKPFPLEAQYSYYLGKKMIETIDNLVDNSSADRHPMYLQLDIFDPHQPFSIPAGFEERERELRAVMTLPESYKAAQERDFKRTPNEPEILDLYRRYWGIYDEKQLLDYRIAYALQMEIVDRTIGMVLKRLKELGLYDDMLITFISDHGEMNGRRAMVDKGVYLYPDVLRVPLVIKPPHSLPRKHATVESPVSLLDVSQTLLDFAGLRAEAKFDGTSLVPYLYTEKGSEDRTLLFFGGWHVGVNFACGLQHRMDDGHRYLYSYNCSSRFDELYDLDSVDATNLIDSPPHQNIRKNLIRLLGDALQSDPRWIGYWAEFRIARFSDLPKSKGDMQLFTTSS